Proteins encoded by one window of uncultured Draconibacterium sp.:
- a CDS encoding MoxR family ATPase has product MNQTVDIKELNERIQRESSFVDMISMEMNKVIVGQKHLVESLLIGLLSNGHILLEGVPGLAKTLAIKSLSQTISAKFSRIQFTPDLLPADVLGTMIYSQKKEEFSIKKGPIFANFVLADEINRAPAKVQSALLEAMQERQITIGDETFKLDEPFLVMATQNPIEQEGTYPLPEAQVDRFMLKVVINYPKKEEERQIINQNLLAQFPETTTILKPEDIIKARNVVKDVYMDEKIQKYIVDIVFATREPKEYKLEKYADMIAYGASPRAGISLAQAAKAFAFIKRRGYVIPEDVRAVCADVLRHRIGLSYEAEANNITQEEIITDILNQVEVP; this is encoded by the coding sequence ATGAATCAGACAGTTGATATCAAAGAATTAAACGAGAGAATTCAGAGAGAGAGTTCGTTTGTGGATATGATCTCCATGGAAATGAACAAGGTGATTGTTGGACAAAAACACCTGGTTGAAAGTTTGCTGATTGGTTTACTTTCTAACGGTCACATTTTGCTGGAAGGTGTTCCTGGGCTGGCAAAAACGCTTGCCATTAAATCCTTGTCGCAAACAATCAGTGCTAAATTTTCACGTATTCAGTTTACACCGGACCTTCTGCCTGCCGACGTTCTGGGAACTATGATCTACAGCCAGAAGAAAGAAGAGTTCAGCATAAAAAAAGGGCCAATCTTCGCCAACTTTGTATTGGCAGATGAGATCAACCGTGCGCCGGCAAAAGTACAATCGGCACTGCTCGAAGCCATGCAGGAACGTCAAATCACCATTGGCGACGAAACGTTTAAACTGGACGAGCCATTCTTGGTTATGGCAACGCAAAACCCGATTGAACAGGAAGGTACTTACCCGCTGCCTGAAGCGCAGGTCGATCGTTTCATGCTGAAAGTGGTGATCAACTATCCGAAAAAAGAGGAAGAGCGTCAGATCATCAATCAAAACCTGCTGGCACAGTTCCCTGAAACAACAACCATTCTGAAACCGGAAGACATTATTAAAGCCCGCAACGTGGTGAAAGATGTTTACATGGATGAAAAAATTCAGAAATACATTGTTGACATTGTTTTTGCCACACGCGAACCTAAAGAATATAAGTTGGAGAAATATGCAGATATGATCGCTTACGGAGCATCACCAAGGGCAGGAATCAGTTTGGCGCAGGCTGCCAAGGCTTTTGCATTCATCAAACGTCGTGGTTATGTAATTCCTGAAGATGTGCGTGCAGTTTGTGCCGATGTATTGCGCCACCGTATTGGACTAAGCTACGAAGCGGAGGCCAACAACATTACCCAGGAAGAAATTATTACTGATATTCTGAACCAGGTAGAAGTACCTTAA
- a CDS encoding VWA domain-containing protein has protein sequence MFEGLTFKNPELFHILWVLIPMVAWYIFRQKKNTASIQVSSTASVIKAPKTIRHYLRHLVFVCLLIAISFFVVVLARPQSSRNWEQSETEGIDIVIALDISSSMLAQDFSPDRLEAAKNVAMEFISGREYDRMGLVVFAGEAFTQCPLTTDRAVLLNLFKDIESGMIEDGTAIGNGLATSVARLKDSEAISRVVILLTDGENNRGEVAPVTAAEIAKTFGIRVYTVGVGSIGTAPYPVQTQFGVQLRDMPVKIDEETLQEISSLTDGRYFRATSNTKLEEIYKEIDALEKSKIEVREFSRKSEEFMPFALLGALFLIVSLFMRLTIFRSIP, from the coding sequence ATGTTTGAAGGATTGACATTTAAAAACCCTGAGCTATTTCACATCCTGTGGGTATTGATTCCCATGGTGGCGTGGTATATTTTCAGGCAGAAAAAAAATACCGCAAGCATCCAGGTTTCATCCACTGCTTCGGTAATAAAAGCCCCAAAAACGATCAGGCATTACTTGCGCCACCTGGTGTTTGTTTGCTTGCTAATTGCCATTAGTTTTTTTGTGGTTGTTTTGGCTCGTCCGCAATCATCGAGAAACTGGGAACAAAGCGAAACGGAAGGTATCGACATTGTTATTGCACTCGACATTTCGAGTTCGATGCTGGCACAGGATTTCAGCCCAGATCGTTTGGAAGCTGCAAAAAATGTAGCGATGGAATTTATTTCGGGCCGCGAATACGACCGCATGGGACTCGTGGTTTTTGCCGGCGAAGCATTTACACAATGTCCGCTTACCACCGACCGCGCCGTATTGCTCAACCTGTTTAAAGATATTGAAAGTGGTATGATAGAAGACGGTACAGCTATCGGAAATGGCCTGGCAACTTCGGTGGCCCGTCTGAAAGACAGCGAAGCCATAAGCCGCGTGGTTATTCTGTTGACCGACGGCGAAAACAACCGTGGTGAAGTTGCTCCGGTTACTGCTGCCGAAATTGCCAAAACATTTGGTATTCGTGTTTATACGGTTGGTGTGGGAAGCATCGGAACAGCGCCCTACCCTGTACAAACACAGTTTGGCGTTCAGTTGCGCGACATGCCGGTGAAGATTGACGAAGAAACCTTGCAGGAGATTTCGTCGCTTACCGACGGACGTTATTTCAGAGCAACCAGTAACACCAAACTGGAAGAGATTTATAAAGAAATTGACGCATTGGAAAAATCAAAAATTGAAGTACGCGAATTCAGCCGCAAGTCGGAAGAATTTATGCCTTTTGCCCTGCTTGGGGCACTGTTTTTGATCGTGAGTTTATTTATGCGTTTAACGATATTCAGAAGTATCCCATAA
- the idi gene encoding isopentenyl-diphosphate Delta-isomerase has protein sequence MTNNNKIEKVILVDQNDKVVGEMEKMEAHLKGILHRAISVFIINSKGEWLIHQRALNKYHSNGLWTNTCCSHPYPNETSFDAANRRLMQEMGMQASLQEIFDFTYKEDLDNQLTEHELDRVFIGFSDDKPQPDANEVLSWKYITYEELKEDIENNPERYTVWFKKIYERVEEHLKVKN, from the coding sequence ATGACGAACAACAACAAAATAGAAAAGGTAATTCTGGTTGACCAAAACGACAAGGTGGTGGGAGAAATGGAAAAGATGGAGGCTCATTTAAAAGGCATACTACACCGGGCTATCTCTGTATTTATCATTAATTCGAAAGGCGAATGGCTTATCCATCAACGGGCATTAAATAAGTATCATTCAAATGGCTTGTGGACCAACACCTGTTGCAGTCATCCATACCCTAACGAAACCAGTTTTGATGCTGCCAACCGCCGTTTGATGCAAGAAATGGGAATGCAGGCTTCGTTACAGGAAATTTTTGATTTTACCTACAAAGAAGATTTGGATAACCAACTTACCGAACACGAGCTTGACCGTGTATTTATTGGTTTTAGTGATGATAAACCACAACCTGATGCAAATGAAGTATTAAGTTGGAAATATATTACTTACGAGGAACTTAAAGAGGATATTGAAAACAATCCTGAACGCTACACCGTATGGTTTAAGAAAATATATGAACGCGTAGAAGAACATTTAAAAGTAAAAAATTGA
- a CDS encoding VWA domain-containing protein gives MEMFRFANIEYLWGLLIIPLLAMFFAWSRISRRRALKKFGQQEILGQLMPYSSGNRPVVKFIILMLALAFFVVGIARPQFGSKLKTEKREGVELMIALDVSNSMMAEDIQPNRLERAKRAISRLVDRLKDDKIGLIVFAGDAYTQLPITTDYNSAKLFLNSVNTQIVPKQGTAIGAAIDLARKSFTPNGEANKAIVIITDGENHEDDALASAKAALDEGAIVHTIGMGLPSGSPIPVLRNGQTDYLKDRDGNVVVTKLNEQMLEQIAATGGGIYVRANNAQVGLNALFDEINKMEKQEMETRTFSEYDDQFQYFFAVGLFLLLLEFVILERKNKYLKRIKLFG, from the coding sequence ATGGAAATGTTTAGGTTTGCAAATATCGAATACTTATGGGGATTGTTAATAATTCCGCTGCTGGCAATGTTTTTTGCCTGGTCGCGAATTTCGCGCCGCCGTGCATTAAAGAAATTCGGACAACAGGAAATTCTGGGGCAACTGATGCCCTACAGTTCAGGCAACCGCCCTGTTGTTAAGTTTATTATTCTGATGCTGGCACTGGCATTCTTTGTTGTCGGCATTGCACGTCCGCAGTTCGGATCGAAATTAAAGACCGAAAAACGCGAAGGTGTGGAGCTGATGATTGCGCTTGACGTGTCGAACAGTATGATGGCCGAAGATATTCAGCCCAACCGTTTGGAACGGGCAAAAAGGGCAATTTCACGACTGGTAGACCGTTTAAAAGACGACAAGATCGGTTTGATAGTTTTTGCAGGCGATGCATACACACAGCTGCCAATTACCACTGATTACAATTCAGCAAAACTGTTTTTGAATTCGGTGAATACGCAAATCGTTCCGAAACAGGGAACGGCAATCGGAGCGGCCATCGATTTGGCACGAAAATCGTTTACACCAAACGGCGAGGCCAACAAAGCGATCGTAATTATTACCGACGGTGAAAACCACGAAGACGACGCACTGGCATCGGCGAAAGCGGCATTGGATGAAGGCGCCATTGTACACACCATTGGAATGGGATTGCCGTCAGGTTCACCAATTCCGGTGCTGCGAAACGGACAAACCGATTATTTGAAAGACCGTGACGGTAATGTCGTTGTAACAAAATTGAATGAACAAATGCTGGAGCAAATTGCTGCTACCGGTGGAGGCATTTATGTGCGTGCCAATAATGCACAAGTGGGATTAAATGCCCTGTTCGACGAAATAAACAAAATGGAAAAGCAGGAAATGGAAACGCGTACTTTTTCGGAATACGACGACCAGTTCCAGTATTTCTTTGCAGTAGGATTGTTTTTGTTGTTGCTTGAATTTGTAATTCTTGAACGCAAAAACAAGTATTTGAAGCGAATTAAGCTATTTGGATAA
- a CDS encoding tetratricopeptide repeat protein: MKRILIFILLIAPFFGIAQETNEQLWEKANAYYTTEEYQQAVSAYEQILAAGEESAKVYFNLGNAYFKTGDINNAILNYERAKVLAPHDEDIAFNLQVANQYVVTQIEELPKPFFLRWKDSIINKYPADTWAYISIATFVLFLLLLGGFFFSKTVAVKRLSFWLGIFAILLSGFAVSHAAQQKARINNRNTAIVFCPRVTVKSSPSETGTDLFLIYEGLKLEITDQLDSWTEIKLADGNQGWLPDSCIVRI; encoded by the coding sequence ATGAAAAGGATACTAATATTCATACTACTTATAGCTCCGTTTTTTGGTATCGCACAGGAAACAAATGAGCAACTTTGGGAGAAAGCAAACGCTTACTACACCACCGAAGAATACCAGCAGGCTGTTTCTGCTTACGAGCAAATTTTGGCTGCCGGAGAAGAATCGGCTAAAGTCTATTTCAACCTGGGAAATGCCTACTTTAAAACCGGCGACATCAACAACGCCATTTTAAATTACGAGCGCGCTAAAGTACTGGCTCCTCACGACGAAGACATCGCTTTCAACCTTCAGGTGGCCAACCAGTATGTGGTTACACAAATCGAGGAATTGCCCAAACCGTTTTTCCTGCGTTGGAAAGATTCGATTATTAATAAATACCCTGCCGATACCTGGGCTTATATCAGCATTGCCACGTTCGTATTGTTTCTGTTACTGCTTGGTGGCTTTTTCTTTAGCAAAACAGTTGCCGTAAAACGTCTATCGTTTTGGTTGGGCATTTTCGCCATTCTGCTGTCAGGTTTTGCGGTTTCGCATGCAGCACAACAAAAAGCCAGAATCAATAACCGGAACACGGCCATCGTTTTTTGTCCGCGCGTTACAGTAAAAAGCTCGCCAAGCGAAACCGGCACCGACCTGTTCCTGATTTACGAAGGATTAAAGCTGGAAATTACCGACCAGCTCGACAGCTGGACCGAAATAAAACTGGCCGACGGCAACCAGGGATGGCTGCCCGATTCTTGTATTGTCAGAATCTAA
- a CDS encoding tetratricopeptide repeat protein has product MRRIYFILILLTISGIAFGQNERKFVRNGNKLFMEAVRDTTKIDSIKFSNAETEYRKALEKRPDDLKWNYNLADALYKQQKFEDAEGKFSELAEKMEEPEERARVNHNLGNTQLMQEKLDESIESYKKALRENPDDLETKYNLAYAQMLKKKKEQQQQQNKDQNKDQNKDQNKDQNKDQNQDRNDQNKEKQDQNKNQNKDQQDQNKDQNKQDQNKDQNKDQQQQQQPQQNKISKQDAEQLLQALQNDERDIQDKVKKAKAAKAKRTRSEKEW; this is encoded by the coding sequence ATGAGACGAATATATTTCATACTAATTCTGCTAACGATTTCCGGGATTGCTTTCGGGCAAAACGAACGGAAATTTGTACGCAACGGGAACAAACTTTTTATGGAAGCCGTGCGCGACACCACAAAAATCGATAGCATAAAATTCAGTAATGCCGAAACCGAATACCGCAAAGCTCTGGAAAAACGCCCTGACGATTTGAAGTGGAATTACAACCTGGCCGACGCTTTGTACAAACAGCAAAAATTTGAAGATGCTGAAGGTAAATTTTCGGAACTGGCAGAGAAGATGGAAGAGCCGGAAGAGCGTGCCCGTGTTAATCACAACCTGGGCAATACGCAGCTGATGCAGGAGAAACTGGATGAAAGTATCGAATCGTACAAAAAAGCGCTTCGTGAAAATCCCGATGATCTGGAGACAAAATACAACCTGGCTTATGCACAAATGCTGAAAAAGAAAAAAGAGCAGCAACAGCAGCAAAATAAAGATCAAAACAAGGATCAGAATAAAGACCAAAATAAGGACCAGAACAAAGATCAAAATCAGGATAGAAACGATCAGAATAAGGAAAAGCAGGATCAAAACAAAAACCAGAACAAGGATCAGCAGGATCAGAATAAAGATCAAAACAAACAGGATCAGAACAAAGACCAAAATAAAGACCAGCAGCAACAGCAACAACCTCAGCAAAATAAAATTTCGAAACAGGATGCTGAACAACTGTTGCAGGCCTTGCAAAACGACGAACGCGACATTCAGGATAAGGTGAAAAAAGCGAAAGCTGCCAAAGCCAAACGTACGCGATCGGAGAAAGAATGGTAA
- a CDS encoding phytoene/squalene synthase family protein: MKISKVVTASYSTSFSYATSLLQKRHRDAIYSIYGFVRLADEVVDTFHDNDKAYLLNKFDKDFRDAMKRGISLNPVLQAFQYTVKKYNISLDHVDAFLTSMRYDLEKKEYKTKLEADQYIYGSADVVGLMCLKVFCDGDQEKFNELVTPAMKLGSAFQKVNFLRDLREDTETLGRNYFAELCSKEFCDEEKKRIIKDIETDFETAYDGIKKLPGKSKLAVLVAYNYYRLLLNKLKRTPASVIMQNRVRIPNYKKMLIMVKAKTLYNLRLV, from the coding sequence ATGAAGATTTCGAAAGTTGTAACAGCCAGTTACAGCACATCTTTTTCTTATGCAACAAGTTTGTTACAAAAAAGGCATAGAGATGCCATATATAGTATTTATGGTTTTGTTCGTTTAGCTGATGAAGTAGTGGACACTTTTCATGACAACGACAAAGCATACCTGCTCAATAAATTCGACAAAGATTTTAGAGATGCCATGAAACGCGGCATTAGCCTCAACCCGGTTCTTCAGGCTTTTCAATACACGGTAAAGAAATACAACATTTCACTCGATCATGTTGATGCTTTTCTTACCAGCATGAGATATGATTTGGAGAAAAAAGAATACAAAACAAAACTGGAGGCTGACCAGTACATTTATGGCTCAGCAGACGTAGTCGGACTGATGTGTTTAAAAGTATTTTGCGACGGTGATCAGGAAAAATTTAACGAGTTGGTGACTCCTGCCATGAAACTTGGCTCTGCTTTTCAGAAAGTAAACTTTTTGCGCGACTTGCGTGAAGACACCGAAACTTTGGGTCGGAATTATTTCGCGGAATTATGCAGCAAAGAATTTTGCGATGAAGAAAAGAAGCGCATTATTAAAGATATTGAAACCGATTTTGAAACCGCTTACGATGGCATAAAAAAGTTGCCCGGGAAATCAAAACTGGCCGTGTTGGTGGCTTATAACTATTATCGCTTACTGCTAAATAAATTAAAGCGAACTCCGGCTTCGGTTATCATGCAAAACCGCGTACGAATACCCAACTATAAAAAAATGCTGATCATGGTAAAAGCAAAAACACTTTATAATCTCAGATTGGTATGA
- a CDS encoding BatD family protein: MNKNNNFVGFDTMMKKLVIYIFLFCAAIAARAEQTRFTMSAPSAVEIGQQFRLSFQLNERGTNLQLPPGLSDNFQILMGPSTGQSTSIQTINGKTTSEVTFSYTYILRAKAEGTFEIRPGSIEVNGKVFESNKLSIQVVKAQAQPSQSQGGATQPQQGASQNIELDKDNLFVRVDLSKRNVYRGEQIIATVKLYVNPNVPIHQFDEVNLPTYEGFYTQDIDIPQQINFTREVYNDKIYQVGILKKTILFPQQNGRLTIEPFSMALLIRERVKARSFFDDFFDNYRTVRARVTSNPVSVNVKDLPTEPANFMGGVGNFNVSSEISSTNVTTNDAVTLTMKISGNGNIRLVRSPELELPSDFEVYDPRATDNVQANDNGASGNKTIEYLFQPRFEGDYEIPPIRFAYFNPATGKYETKSTEAYTLHVEKGTEEQSTTVISSRRKEDLQLIGQDIRFIKSGKPMLQVKGHTFYGSTIFYLIYLISALLFVVLYFVYRKKARENANIALVRNKKANRVAVKRLKAAAGYMKQNNNEAFHEAILKAFWGYLSDKLGIPVADLNRENAVAKLNDRNVAEEVIKDFEEVVDQCEFARYAPVGGSEARHDLYKKAETTMSRFEKQIKR; the protein is encoded by the coding sequence TTGAACAAAAACAATAATTTTGTAGGCTTTGATACAATGATGAAAAAACTGGTAATATATATTTTTCTTTTTTGCGCGGCAATTGCAGCCCGGGCCGAACAAACCCGTTTTACCATGTCGGCACCAAGCGCCGTTGAAATAGGACAACAATTCAGGCTGAGCTTTCAATTGAACGAAAGAGGAACCAACTTACAGCTTCCTCCGGGATTAAGCGATAATTTCCAGATTTTAATGGGGCCGAGTACGGGGCAGTCAACCAGTATTCAAACCATTAACGGAAAAACAACTTCAGAGGTAACATTTTCCTACACCTATATTTTACGTGCCAAAGCTGAAGGAACTTTCGAAATCCGCCCGGGATCGATAGAAGTAAACGGAAAGGTTTTTGAATCCAATAAGCTGTCTATCCAGGTGGTAAAAGCACAGGCACAACCCAGCCAGTCGCAGGGAGGCGCTACACAACCACAACAAGGCGCATCGCAAAATATTGAGCTCGACAAAGACAACCTGTTTGTTCGTGTTGATTTAAGCAAACGCAATGTTTACCGCGGAGAGCAAATTATTGCCACCGTAAAATTGTATGTAAACCCGAATGTGCCGATTCATCAATTCGATGAAGTAAACCTGCCCACGTACGAAGGTTTTTACACTCAGGATATAGATATTCCGCAGCAGATAAACTTCACCCGCGAGGTTTACAATGATAAAATTTACCAAGTTGGAATATTGAAAAAGACCATCCTTTTCCCGCAGCAAAACGGACGATTAACAATCGAGCCATTCAGTATGGCACTGTTGATTCGTGAGCGGGTAAAAGCACGCAGTTTCTTCGATGATTTCTTTGATAATTACCGTACAGTACGCGCACGCGTTACCAGCAATCCTGTTTCGGTGAATGTAAAAGACCTGCCAACCGAACCGGCCAATTTTATGGGTGGTGTGGGTAACTTTAATGTGTCGTCGGAAATCAGCAGTACCAATGTTACCACCAACGACGCGGTTACGCTTACCATGAAAATATCGGGTAATGGTAATATCCGTTTGGTGCGTTCGCCTGAACTGGAGCTGCCAAGCGATTTTGAAGTGTACGATCCGCGTGCAACCGACAATGTACAGGCCAACGATAATGGCGCTTCGGGAAATAAAACCATTGAATACCTGTTTCAGCCACGTTTTGAGGGCGACTATGAAATTCCGCCGATCAGGTTTGCGTATTTCAACCCAGCTACAGGAAAATACGAAACCAAATCCACGGAGGCTTACACGCTGCACGTTGAAAAAGGAACTGAAGAGCAATCCACTACCGTAATCAGTTCGCGACGTAAAGAAGATCTGCAGCTGATTGGTCAGGATATCCGCTTCATTAAATCAGGCAAACCAATGTTACAGGTAAAAGGACACACCTTCTACGGAAGTACCATCTTTTATTTGATTTACCTGATTAGTGCGCTGCTGTTTGTTGTACTGTATTTTGTTTACCGCAAAAAAGCCCGCGAAAACGCCAACATTGCACTGGTGCGAAATAAAAAGGCCAACCGTGTTGCTGTAAAACGACTGAAAGCAGCTGCCGGTTATATGAAACAAAACAACAACGAAGCATTCCACGAAGCAATTCTAAAAGCTTTCTGGGGTTACTTAAGCGACAAACTGGGAATTCCGGTTGCCGACCTGAACCGAGAAAACGCAGTGGCTAAACTCAATGACCGTAATGTTGCAGAAGAAGTGATTAAAGACTTTGAGGAAGTTGTTGACCAATGCGAATTTGCAAGATACGCTCCGGTTGGAGGATCAGAAGCACGTCATGATTTGTATAAGAAGGCTGAAACCACAATGAGCCGTTTTGAAAAACAAATTAAACGCTAG
- a CDS encoding DUF58 domain-containing protein, with product METTDLLKKVRKIEIKTRGLSRNIFAGEYHSAFKGRGMAFSEVREYQFGDDIRNIDWNVTARYSHPYVKIFEEERELTVMLLIDVSGSRDFGSFEKLKKNVITELSAVLSFSAIQNNDKIGVIFFSDKIEKFIPPKKGKSHILRIIRELIDFHPESNGTDITEAVRYMTNAIKKRCTAFIISDFMDDNKDLEMALSIANNKHDMVALNIYDKRETELPSIGMIKLKDAEKGNYVWVDSSSRKTRKLYADWWIKHMGRLDVMFKKSGVDYVSINTNEDYVKSLMTLFKRRALK from the coding sequence ATGGAGACAACTGATTTATTAAAAAAAGTACGGAAGATTGAGATTAAAACACGTGGTTTGTCGCGGAACATTTTTGCCGGCGAATACCACAGTGCTTTTAAAGGCCGCGGTATGGCATTCTCCGAGGTACGCGAATACCAGTTTGGCGACGATATCCGTAACATCGACTGGAATGTTACCGCCCGCTACAGTCATCCTTACGTAAAAATATTTGAAGAGGAACGCGAACTTACGGTAATGCTGCTTATCGATGTGAGTGGCTCGCGCGATTTTGGTTCGTTTGAAAAGCTGAAGAAAAATGTGATCACAGAACTGTCTGCTGTGCTTTCGTTTTCAGCCATTCAAAACAACGACAAAATTGGTGTGATTTTCTTTTCAGATAAGATCGAGAAATTTATTCCGCCGAAAAAAGGGAAAAGCCACATTTTGCGTATCATCCGCGAACTGATCGACTTTCACCCGGAAAGTAATGGCACCGACATTACCGAGGCTGTTCGTTACATGACCAACGCCATAAAAAAGCGCTGCACGGCCTTTATCATTTCCGATTTTATGGACGATAACAAAGACCTTGAGATGGCACTTTCCATTGCCAACAACAAGCACGATATGGTGGCGCTGAACATTTACGACAAGCGCGAAACAGAACTACCATCAATAGGAATGATAAAGCTGAAAGACGCCGAAAAAGGCAACTACGTTTGGGTGGACAGCAGCTCGCGAAAAACGCGTAAACTTTATGCCGACTGGTGGATAAAACACATGGGCCGGCTGGATGTGATGTTCAAAAAAAGCGGTGTTGATTATGTATCGATAAACACCAACGAAGACTATGTAAAATCGTTAATGACCCTGTTTAAAAGACGGGCATTAAAATAG